One genomic segment of Brachyhypopomus gauderio isolate BG-103 chromosome 19, BGAUD_0.2, whole genome shotgun sequence includes these proteins:
- the dnajb6a gene encoding dnaJ homolog subfamily B member 6a isoform X2, producing the protein MVEYYQILGVQKSASPDDIKKAYRKLALKWHPDKNPDNKEEAEKKFKEISEAYEVLSDANKRSLYDRYGKEGLSANGGGGHYHNGDPFAGFTFRNPDDVFREFFGGQDPFADFFGGDLFGDDFFFGGGRRQQQRGMSRSRTGGSFFGGFGGFPSFGAGFSSFDSGFGSFGHMGHMGHMGHMGQMGQMGHMGQLGQLGGGGFTSFSSSSFGGASSGMGNFRSVSTSTKFVNGRKITTKRIVENGQERVEVEEDGQLKSLTINGKEQLLRLEHK; encoded by the exons ATGGTTGAATATTACCAGATCTTAGGAGTTCAGAAGAGCGCGTCTCCAGATGACATCAAGAAAGC GTACAGAAAACTGGCCTTAAAGTGGCATCCTGACAAAAACCCAGACAACAAGGAAGAGGCCGAGAAGAAGTTTAAAGAAATTTCAGAGGCTTATGAAGTCCTTTCAGATG CTAACAAGCGGAGCCTTTATGATCGGTATGgcaaagaaggcttatctgctAATGGAGGAG GGGGACACTACCATAACGGCGACCCGTTTGCAGGATTTACATTTCGAAATCCAGATGACGTCTTCAGGGAGTTTTTTGGTGGTCAAGATCCATTTGCTGATTTCTTTG GGGGCGATCTGTTTGGCGACGACTTCTTCTTTGGTGGCGGTCGACGGCAGCAGCAGCGCGGCATGAGCCGCAGCAGAACGGGCGGCTCCTTCTTCGGGGGGTTCGGGGGCTTCCCCTCTTTCGGAGCGGGCTTCTCTAGTTTCGACTCAG GCTTTGGTTCTTTTGGCCACATGGGCCACATGGGCCATATGGGACACATGGGACAGATGGGGCAAATGGGACACATGGGGCAGTTGGGGCAGTTGGGAGGCGGGGGGTTCACGTCCTTCTCCTCCAGCTCGTTCGGGGGCGCCAGCAgtgggatgggcaacttccgctccgtctccacctccaccaaatTCGTCAACGGCAGAAAAATCACTACAAAAAG AATTGTGGAGAACGGGCAGGAACGAGTAGAGGTTGAGGAAGACGGACAGTTAAAATCTCTAACCATAAATGGTAAGGAACAGCTCCTCCGACTGGAACACAAGTAA